Proteins encoded together in one Musa acuminata AAA Group cultivar baxijiao chromosome BXJ3-6, Cavendish_Baxijiao_AAA, whole genome shotgun sequence window:
- the LOC103987305 gene encoding putative disease resistance protein RGA3, whose translation MDREELLRNLVSKLGELAPLVELWNKGFGWLCSTVGSEISRLLSVEDDVQKLHRTLLRAQSLLSDAEDRRYIVDESVKGWLLELKAVAFDADDLLDRYRTLLDVAKLAKDGDSRKRKRFWFGFIGPDLGLLQRRSIGIEVAKIQDRFKEIADGRNNLQLKPSDGSRRAKSSPDSVPPLAVACFDRSNVVGRDEDCERIVRALTKECETVPSVIPIYGVAGVGKTALAQLVFDHFSEKDRGENHPNPKRPSGDDKGKGPAVAVGDDEYFDLKIWVSLPKGCDVITATKEIVDDITKKTCNDRSLNILHHRLKELLDGKKFLLVLDNFWAEDCSFWDTLRAPLRYGAKGSKVLITTRSKVVSSRMTTQPVLPLEGLNESDCWALLRGVAFPHPEETVVSNLEEIGRKIVSRCQGSPLAAKSLGAILYDENDEEVWDSIHQEMWALEENNNEILSRLMISYRHLTYPLKQCFAYCSLFPNGYEFDKDEVVQMWIAEGLVQRNGTRKPEAIGGRYFDRLLWGSFFERSHKQKYRMPSLIHDLARLVSKNELLIVEDGVLHDPPGRPRYASLFHPKLSTVALEKLYAYECLRTLRSYGESKVGQVPKDLFFKLKWLRLLDLSNSDIEELPDSVGDLLLLRYLGLRGTGIRRLPESVSNLYNLKTLELSECDKLSELPKGTSKLVNLRHLGLHLDWEKDADLNSMPPGIGRLTSLQTLSRFTVTAGSECDIGELKDLNLKGELCISKLEKMADAGDAGAANLMGKKYIRKLALRWTAQPLQTSADENRRRNPHEQVADRLRPHRNLEHLWIVNYPGRTFPNWMDDRSLWKLETVRLSGCVGCEHLPSLGRLPRLKKLHVEKMDRLRNLGNILGFPTLEVLTIRNMLLLEKLFEVEAGEIPTLRELNLVSCPKLRELIPLPSTTIKLEISDCELLNSAS comes from the coding sequence ATGGATCGGGAGGAACTTCTCAGAAATCTTGTCTCCAAGCTCGGCGAGCTAGCGCCTCTCGTCGAACTCTGGAACAAGGGCTTCGGATGGCTATGCTCCACTGTCGGGTCCGAGATCTCCCGCCTCCTTAGCGTGGAGGACGATGTCCAGAAGCTCCATAGGACCTTACTTCGGGCCCAATCCCTCCTCTCCGACGCCGAGGACCGCCGCTACATCGTGGACGAGTCCGTCAAGGGCTGGCTCCTCGAGCTCAAGGCCGTCGCCTTCGACGCCGACGATCTCCTCGACCGCTACCGGACCCTCCTTGACGTCGCCAAGCTCGCCAAGGACGGTGATTCGCGGAAGCGGAAGCGCTTCTGGTTCGGCTTCATCGGCCCGGACCTCGGTCTCCTCCAGCGCCGCAGCATCGGGATCGAGGTTGCCAAGATCCAGGACAGATTCAAGGAGATCGCTGATGGCCGAAATAATCTCCAACTGAAGCCCTCCGATGGGAGCAGGCGAGCCAAGAGTTCCCCGGATTCGGTTCCTCCATTGGCCGTGGCGTGTTTCGATCGATCAAACGTCGTGGGGAGAGACGAGGACTGCGAGAGGATTGTGCGTGCCCTGACAAAGGAGTGCGAGACGGTTCCTTCCGTGATCCCAATTTATGGCGTCGCGGGAGTCGGTAAGACCGCTCTTGCCCAATTAGTCTTCGACCATTTCTCTGAGAAGGATAGAGGGGAGAATCACCCCAATCCTAAACGGCCTTCTGGAGATGACAAGGGGAAAGGACCAGCGGTTGCGGTTGGCGACGACGAGTACTTTGACTTGAAGATATGGGTGTCGCTGCCCAAAGGCTGCGATGTTATCACGGCTACGAAAGAGATCGTCGATGATATAACCAAGAAAACCTGCAACGATCGGAGTTTGAACATCCTGCACCATCGTCTCAAGGAACTCCTCGACGGCAAGAAGTTCCTTCTGGTGCTCGACAATTTCTGGGCGGAGGACTGCAGCTTCTGGGACACGCTGCGCGCTCCTCTGCGGTACGGAGCCAAAGGAAGCAAGGTTTTGATTACGACTCGGAGCAAAGTGGTGTCGAGTCGGATGACGACGCAGCCAGTGCTCCCTTTAGAAGGCCTGAACGAGAGCGATTGCTGGGCGCTGCTTCGTGGTGTGGCATTCCCGCATCCTGAAGAGACCGTCGTTTCCAACCTGGAGGAGATCGGTAGGAAGATAGTGAGCAGATGCCAGGGATCACCTTTGGCCGCAAAGTCGCTCGGCGCCATCTTGTACGACGAAAACGACGAAGAAGTCTGGGATAGCATCCACCAGGAGATGTGGGCTCTCGAAGAGAACAACAATGAGATATTGTCCCGTCTCATGATAAGCTACCGCCATCTGACCTACCCGCTAAAGCAGTGCTTCGCTTACTGCTCCCTCTTCCCAAACGGATACGAATTCGACAAAGACGAGGTGGTCCAGATGTGGATAGCAGAAGGCTTGGTTCAGCGCAACGGGACGAGGAAGCCGGAGGCCATCGGCGGCAGGTACTTCGATCGCCTGCTATGGGGGTCGTTCTTCGAGAGGTCACACAAGCAGAAATACCGAATGCCCAGCCTGATCCATGATCTAGCCCGCCTCGTATCTAAGAATGAGCTACTGATCGTAGAGGATGGCGTGCTGCATGATCCACCGGGACGGCCTCGTTATGCATCTCTGTTTCACCCAAAGCTGAGTACGGTGGCATTGGAGAAGCTCTACGCTTACGAATGTCTGCGGACACTCAGATCGTATGGCGAATCTAAAGTGGGGCAAGTTCCGAAAGATCTTTTCTTCAAACTAAAATGGCTGCGGCTATTGGATTTGAGCAATAGTGACATAGAAGAATTGCCAGATTCGGTTGGTGATCTACTTCTCCTTAGGTACCTCGGCCTCAGGGGAACTGGCATTCGACGGCTGCCCGAATCGGTGAGCAACCTGTACAATTTGAAGACTCTGGAGCTGAGCGAGTGCGACAAGCTTTCGGAGTTGCCCAAAGGAACGAGCAAATTAGTCAACCTCAGGCATCTTGGCTTGCATCTCGACTGGGAAAAGGATGCTGATCTGAATTCCATGCCACCCGGAATTGGGCGTCTAACTTCTCTGCAGACGCTGTCGAGATTCACCGTCACCGCCGGCAGCGAGTGCGACATCGGCGAGTTGAAGGATTTGAATCTTAAAGGAGAGCTTTGCATCTCTAAGCTAGAGAAGATGGCGGATGCAGGCGATGCCGGAGCGGCTAATTTGATGGGGAAGAAGTACATCAGGAAGCTGGCGCTGCGGTGGACCGCTCAGCCTCTTCAGACCTCAGCAGATGAAAACCGAAGAAGGAATCCGCATGAGCAAGTTGCTGACAGGCTTCGTCCTCATAGGAATCTCGAACATCTATGGATTGTGAACTATCCGGGAAGAACATTTCCGAATTGGATGGATGATCGTTCTTTGTGGAAGCTAGAAACGGTGAGACTCTCCGGCTGTGTCGGTTGCGAACACTTGCCTTCGCTTGGGCGGCTACCGCGGCTCAAGAAGTTGCACGTAGAAAAGATGGACCGGCTGAGAAACTTGGGAAATATATTGGGATTTCCAACCTTGGAGGTTCTTACGATTAGGAACATGCTTTTATTGGAGAAATTGTTTGAAGTGGAAGCAGGTGAGATTCCCACGCTCCGTGAACTTAACCTCGTCTCCTGCCCCAAATTACGTGAGCTGATTCCACTTCCATCGACGACAATAAAACTGGAAATAAGTGACTGCGAGCTTCTGAACTCTGCTTCTTGA
- the LOC135640248 gene encoding E3 ubiquitin-protein ligase SIRP1-like — MGESEAIAARYWCHMCSQLVSPIVEMELKCPHCNGGFVEEMDARGDMDDQALSLWAPIWLGMLGGGSLRRRRVHREEERENSDPDGDRQMETIRRRRRRTSAILHLLHVLREGNRRESDGADAERESGRRRESLILINPFTDPIILQGSSDANQLLSHSSSTTGVSPGDYFLGPGLDLLLQRLAESETSRYGTPPALKEAVDAMPTVKIEKNTSCSICLEDLEVGDEGREMPCKHTFHSGCILPWLDLHSSCPVCRFQMPADESKVVPSAGGSVSREGVGGGESLPWPSHRLFSLSGSQSSSSSSVSSPPSSSSSTSGSNSQPNEN; from the coding sequence ATGGGTGAGAGTGAGGCCATAGCCGCTAGATATTGGTGCCACATGTGCTCTCAATTGGTGAGTCCGATCGTGGAGATGGAGCTCAAATGCCCACATTGTAACGGTGGATTCGTGGAAGAGATGGATGCGAGAGGAGACATGGACGATCAGGCCCTCTCCCTGTGGGCCCCGATCTGGCTCGGAATGCTCGGAGGTGGCTCCTTGCGCCGCCGGAGAGTTCACAGGGAAGAGGAGAGGGAGAACTCGGACCCGGACGGAGACCGCCAAATGGAGACCATTCGACGAAGGCGGAGAAGGACCTCCGCCATCCTTCACTTGCTCCATGTCCTCCGGGAGGGGAACCGACGGGAGTCCGATGGGGCCGACGCCGAGAGGGAGAGCGGAAGGCGTCGGGAGAGCCTCATCCTCATCAATCCTTTCACCGATCCCATAATTCTGCAAGGATCATCGGATGCCAACCAGCTGCTAAGCCACAGCAGCAGCACCACCGGCGTTTCTCCGGGAGACTACTTTCTTGGCCCGGGTCTGGATCTTTTGTTGCAGCGTCTGGCAGAGAGCGAGACGAGCCGGTACGGGACGCCGCCGGCTCTGAAAGAGGCCGTGGATGCAATGCCGACGGTGAAAATCGAGAAGAATACGAGTTGTTCGATATGCTTGGAGGACTTGGAGGTGGGTGATGAGGGCAGGGAGATGCCCTGCAAGCACACGTTCCACAGCGGTTGCATCTTGCCGTGGCTGGACCTCCATAGTTCGTGCCCTGTTTGCCGGTTTCAGATGCCTGCCGATGAATCGAAGGTGGTCCCTAGCGCAGGCGGGAGTGTCAGCAGAGAGGGCGTCGGTGGTGGGGAAAGCCTTCCTTGGCCTTCCCATCGCTTGTTCTCTTTGTCAGGGTCTCAGAGCAGCAGTAGCAGCTCTGTTTCGTCACccccatcatcgtcatcatcgacCTCAGGGAGTAACTCTCAGCCAAACGAGAATTGA
- the LOC135640678 gene encoding NAC domain-containing protein 92-like isoform X1, whose product MVDVSVLNMDDDCMDLPPGFRFHPTDEEIITHYLSQKVIDRGFSARAMGEVDLNKCEPWDLPSNRPAASPLSYIFSSTVIPFAAWFSDRVDSGVKLCFDSKGKARMGEKEWYFFCQRDRKYPTGMRTNRATEAGYWKATGKDKEIYRGRRVLVGMKKTLVFYRGRAPRGHKTNWVMHEFRLEGKFPFPGVPKSAKDEWVVCRVFHKNMGITRSPPPPGSERIDSLGKDLFDSTALPPLMDPPYLSSDARPSSCFIDKEEGFDFKDIPSFSAMMGMEDQVSSNPPQSSIFYSQVLAQSPYCSFPGHLHQQQAMTRALAADHDASSAIRRHCKMEQCWNNSMGCPSQDTGLSTDRNTEISSSMVSNHFGDFDNPSCGPLINLDNIWKY is encoded by the exons ATGGTCGATGTTTCGGTGCTCAACATGGATGATGACTGCATGGACTTGCCCCCTGGCTTCAGATTCCACCCCACGGATGAGGAGATTATAACTCACTACCTCTCGCAGAAGGTTATCGACCGCGGCTTCAGCGCAAGAGCCATGGGAGAGGTGGACCTCAACAAGTGCGAGCCATGGGATCTTCCGAGTAATCGACCTGCCGCTTCTCCTCTTTCATACATCTTCTCTTCCACCGTGATTCCTTTTGCTGCTTGGTTTTCTGATCGTGTTGACTCGGGCGTCAAACTTTGTTTCGATTCTAAAGGCAAAGCGAGGATGGGAGAGAAGGAATGGTACTTCTTCTGTCAGAGGGATAGGAAGTACCCGACTGGCATGAGGACCAACAGGGCCACAGAAGCTGGCTATTGGAAGGCCACAGGAAAAGATAAGGAGATCTACAGGGGGAGAAGAGTCCTTGTTGGGATGAAGAAGACGCTGGTGTTCTACAGAGGAAGAGCTCCCAGAGGACACAAGACTAATTGGGTGATGCATGAGTTCAGGCTCGAAGGCAAATTCCCATTCCCCGGTGTCCCAAAGTCCGCAAAG GATGAATGGGTCGTGTGTAGGGTCTTTCATAAGAACATGGGAATAACGAGAAGCCCACCACCACCTGGATCAGAAAGGATTGATTCTCTTGGAAAAGATCTCTTCGACTCTACCGCATTGCCCCCTCTCATGGATCCTCCTTACCTCAGCTCCGACGCGAGACCTAGCTCATGCTTCATCGACAAAGAGGAAGGCTTTGATTTCAAAGATATTCCTAGCTTTTCCGCCATGATGGGCATGGAGGATCAAGTGAGCTCAAATCCGCCTCAGAGTTCGATCTTCTACTCACAAGTCCTTGCTCAAAGCCCTTACTGCTCGTTTCCGGGCCACTTGCACCAGCAGCAAGCAATGACGAGAGCTTTGGCTGCCGACCATGATGCATCTTCTGCCATCAGGAGGCATTGCAAGATGGAGCAGTGCTGGAACAATTCGATGGGCTGCCCCTCCCAGGACACCGGCCTGAGCACCGATCGCAACACCGAGATCTCCTCCTCCATGGTGTCAAATCACTTTGGCGACTTCGACAATCCTTCATGTGGACCGCTGATAAATTTGGACAATATATGGAAGTACTGA
- the LOC135640678 gene encoding NAC domain-containing protein 92-like isoform X2 — MVDVSVLNMDDDCMDLPPGFRFHPTDEEIITHYLSQKVIDRGFSARAMGEVDLNKCEPWDLPSKARMGEKEWYFFCQRDRKYPTGMRTNRATEAGYWKATGKDKEIYRGRRVLVGMKKTLVFYRGRAPRGHKTNWVMHEFRLEGKFPFPGVPKSAKDEWVVCRVFHKNMGITRSPPPPGSERIDSLGKDLFDSTALPPLMDPPYLSSDARPSSCFIDKEEGFDFKDIPSFSAMMGMEDQVSSNPPQSSIFYSQVLAQSPYCSFPGHLHQQQAMTRALAADHDASSAIRRHCKMEQCWNNSMGCPSQDTGLSTDRNTEISSSMVSNHFGDFDNPSCGPLINLDNIWKY, encoded by the exons ATGGTCGATGTTTCGGTGCTCAACATGGATGATGACTGCATGGACTTGCCCCCTGGCTTCAGATTCCACCCCACGGATGAGGAGATTATAACTCACTACCTCTCGCAGAAGGTTATCGACCGCGGCTTCAGCGCAAGAGCCATGGGAGAGGTGGACCTCAACAAGTGCGAGCCATGGGATCTTCCGA GCAAAGCGAGGATGGGAGAGAAGGAATGGTACTTCTTCTGTCAGAGGGATAGGAAGTACCCGACTGGCATGAGGACCAACAGGGCCACAGAAGCTGGCTATTGGAAGGCCACAGGAAAAGATAAGGAGATCTACAGGGGGAGAAGAGTCCTTGTTGGGATGAAGAAGACGCTGGTGTTCTACAGAGGAAGAGCTCCCAGAGGACACAAGACTAATTGGGTGATGCATGAGTTCAGGCTCGAAGGCAAATTCCCATTCCCCGGTGTCCCAAAGTCCGCAAAG GATGAATGGGTCGTGTGTAGGGTCTTTCATAAGAACATGGGAATAACGAGAAGCCCACCACCACCTGGATCAGAAAGGATTGATTCTCTTGGAAAAGATCTCTTCGACTCTACCGCATTGCCCCCTCTCATGGATCCTCCTTACCTCAGCTCCGACGCGAGACCTAGCTCATGCTTCATCGACAAAGAGGAAGGCTTTGATTTCAAAGATATTCCTAGCTTTTCCGCCATGATGGGCATGGAGGATCAAGTGAGCTCAAATCCGCCTCAGAGTTCGATCTTCTACTCACAAGTCCTTGCTCAAAGCCCTTACTGCTCGTTTCCGGGCCACTTGCACCAGCAGCAAGCAATGACGAGAGCTTTGGCTGCCGACCATGATGCATCTTCTGCCATCAGGAGGCATTGCAAGATGGAGCAGTGCTGGAACAATTCGATGGGCTGCCCCTCCCAGGACACCGGCCTGAGCACCGATCGCAACACCGAGATCTCCTCCTCCATGGTGTCAAATCACTTTGGCGACTTCGACAATCCTTCATGTGGACCGCTGATAAATTTGGACAATATATGGAAGTACTGA
- the LOC103987309 gene encoding transmembrane emp24 domain-containing protein p24delta10, whose protein sequence is MDDSSSPLRLPLLLLMVLAFVWSSRPSQALVFHIPSGRVKCLTEDIRAGAMSLAHFRVADDPVYGHNISASVMDPNGEDLRRVVGVESGEFAFVATETGKHTACFWSPHFQLEAAVTVDFEWKTGISAKDWTSVAKKGKIDEMELELKKLEDSINSIHEEMIFLRNREEEARRLNETTTSRMGSLSILSFIVCMGVAGLQLLHLKTFFQREKIL, encoded by the exons ATGGACGACTCGTCCTCTCCTCTTCGACTACCGCTGCTACTGCTGATGGTACTAGCTTTCGTGTGGTCCTCTCGCCCTTCGCAGGCGCTGGTCTTCCACATCCCCTCCGGCCGCGTCAAATGCCTCACCGAGGACATCCGTGCAGGGGCAATGTCCCTCGCCCACTTTCGCGTCGCCGACGACCCCGTCTACGGGCACAACATCTCCGCTAGC GTGATGGATCCGAATGGGGAGGACTTGCGACGGGTGGTCGGTGTGGAGTCGGGGGAGTTCGCTTTCGTGGCGACGGAGACGGGGAAGCACACGGCCTGCTTCTGGTCGCCCCATTTCCAGCTCGAAGCCGCCGTGACGGTGGATTTCGAGTGGAAGACGGGGATTTCCGCCAAGGATTGGACCTCCGTCGCCAAGAAAGGGAAGATCGAT GAGATGGAACTGGAGTTGAAGAAGCTGGAGGATTCAATCAATTCCATACACGAAGAAATGATATTCTTGAGAAATAG GGAGGAAGAGGCGCGGAGACTAAACGAAACAACAACATCAAGGATGGGATCTTTGAGCATTTTGTCCTTCATTGTCTGCATGGGAGTGGCCGGTTTGCAGCTTCTTCATTTGAAGACTTTTTTCCAGAGAGAGAAGATTCTATGA